From the Hylaeus volcanicus isolate JK05 chromosome 4, UHH_iyHylVolc1.0_haploid, whole genome shotgun sequence genome, one window contains:
- the LOC128875150 gene encoding uncharacterized protein LOC128875150: MESGSVFAENRNDELLEEIETIEGFLSAVDAETAEEISNLSKQMYAQINRVDNLKTQIDTVENDRVKNKQSHEDNVELLNQKYKENKVELVSQIKVLNAKINTLEDFKKMQTALEEKFKAHDEHRIENNKKVKDSLESISQKFEFDKEMLKNELYYRLLNVAAQFQIETNKHISLPNQRLMRENIMLKNELIKISNDISLEKEFERNIVLKYFLFQTFLSCRNLTVQHRKDIVVHHSNIKGNIVTRKVQHLLLTSLQKKFERMKKRLSVIKIPDPAIEGKCLTLIENAQLEEHQANFYLSKLETLLHKERTKVGVTKYLQKRIECKIRAVVETLYDFKYIVMCLLKCSTTGSSYIKLLLSLQNKLIKGQLKFRCGIVKSIETILRDTKYCSEDLKEVSENAVFEIMADSDDKEVSYKPVLDEQKLETERSEEKEISTESSVFSEFDKTFKDTTLFDIDSEEHFTEFVEDEESLFDINEE; encoded by the exons AAAATCGAAATGACGAGTTATTAGAAGAAATCGAAACTATCGAAGGATTTCTGTCTGCCGTGGATGCAGAGACAGCcgaagaaatttcaaacttaTCCAAACAAATGTATGCACAAATTAATAGAGTAGACAATTTAAAAACTCAAATTGACACCGTGGAAAATGAtcgagtaaaaaataaacaatctcACGAAGATAATgtagaattattaaatcaaaaatacaaagaaaacaaagttgaATTGGTTTCCCAGATCAAAgttttaa ATGCTAAAATCAACACTTTggaagattttaaaaaaatgcaaactGCGTTAGAAGAGAAGTTTAAAGCACATGATGAACATAGAAtagaaaacaacaaaaaagttaaagaTAGTCTGGAGAGTATCAGTCAAAAGTTTGAATTTGATAAAGAAAT gctcaaaaatgaattgtattaTCGTCTTCTTAATGTGGCAGCCCAATTCCAAATAGAAACTAATAAACATATAAGTTTACCAAATCAAAGATTAATGCgagaaaatattatgttaaaaaatgaattaataaaaatttctaacgaTATTTCGCtggaaaaagaatttgaaa gaaatattgttttaaagtatttcctttttcaaacatttttgtctTGTAGAAATTTAACTGTTCAACACAGGAAGGATATTGTTGTTCaccattcaaatataaaaggaaacaTAGTTACGAGAAAAGTACAACATTTGTTGTTAACATCTTTACagaagaaatttgaaagaatgaaaaaacgTTTATCTGTTATAAAAATCCCTGATCCAGCAATAGAAGGAAAATGTTTGACATTGATCGAAAATGCTCAACTAGAAGAGCATCAAGCCAACTTTTATCTTTCAAAATTAGAAACTTTACTTCACAAAGAACGAACAAAAGTAggtgttacaaaatatttacagaagaGAATAGAATGCAAAATAAGGGCAGTTGTAGAGACACTTTACGActtcaaatatattgtaatgtgTTTACTCAAG TGTTCTACAACAGGATCaagttatattaaattgcTCTTATCTTTGCAAAACAAACTCATTAAAggacaattaaaatttcggtGTGGTATTGTCAAATC GATTGAGACTATATTACGAGACACAAAATATTGTTCTGAAGATTTGAAAGAAGTTTCTGAAAATGCTGTTTTCGAGATAATGGCGGACTCTGACGATAAAGAAGTATCGTACAAGCCAGTTTTAGATGAA caaaaattagaaacagaaaggagcgaagaaaaagaaatttctaccGAAAGTAGTGTGTTTAGTGAATTCGATAAAACGTTTAAAGATACTACGTTATTCGACATCGATTCAGAAGAACATTTTACTGAGTTCGTAGAAGATGAAGAAtcattatttgatattaatgAAGAATAA